From the genome of Musa acuminata AAA Group cultivar baxijiao unplaced genomic scaffold, Cavendish_Baxijiao_AAA HiC_scaffold_670, whole genome shotgun sequence, one region includes:
- the LOC135663008 gene encoding U-box domain-containing protein 35-like isoform X1 — protein sequence MAATENRQPHPRRASTDIKKRHSTYTHRERERERNYQEKEHTLSARERKRRNPRTEGTKERGCTVVRVMSQKEQSDGQARQLVAVAVDRDKSSHAAFRWALDNVVTKGQTLTLIHVNTKSGYGDDARDVFVPFRCFCTRKDVYNKDVILEDTDVAKAIIGFVADAAIEKLVVGSSSSRGGFVRSFRNSDISTNIYKGVPDFCTVYLIHKGKVSSVKNAVRPAPAFSLLQKQIQGLSSVRPDSLDHSHKNDMKDRNFLMPSEAAFAPRNLQREDESIKSPFTRGTCVSTKKSNGEMMIDGDKSLANARSYPPRLSNISDTYDCNSESSCSSGNEVASLSSESLSSQPKEDVEAKLNRLRLELKQTMDMYSTARREALTAKQKAMELQRWKMEDEPRLEEAQLVKEAANVFAQRETAEASRKIAVSKSQKNIRGEVIAETEKNDFEALSHTSLSYRKYTIEEIEVATDHYAQDRKIGEGGYGPVYRGYLDHTPVAIKVLRPDAAQGRTQFQREVEILCCIRHPNMVLLLGACPEHGCLVYEYMANGSLEDCLFRRGNTPPIPWQHRFRIAAEIGTGLLFLHQTKPEPLVHRDLKPANILLDRNYVSKISDVGLARLVPPTAADHTTQYCMTATAGTFCYIDPEYQQTGMLGVKSDIYSLGIILLQIITSKSPMGLAHYMERAIERGTFTEMLDQSVPDWPVEEALRLAKLALKCAELRRKDRPDLAMVILPELDRLRDLAEENMQYFVFGSNPHPSLMHTPVSTQDIINGSSTTPSGYESSSGSSMAGSRLSIF from the exons ATGGCTGCAACAGAAAACCGACAGCCACATCCACGCAGAGCCTCAACTGATATAAAGAAGAGGCATTCAACATATactcatagagagagagagagagagaggaattacCAAGAAAAAGAGCATACGCTATCtgctagagagagaaagagaaggaacCCAAGGACCGaaggaacgaaggagaggggCTGCACTGTGGTG AGAGTCATGTCACAGAAAGAGCAGTCGGATGGCCAAGCACGCCAACTGGTAGCAGTGGCCGTCGACAGGGACAAGAGCAGCCACGCTGCCTTCAGATGGGCTCTGGACAATGTTGTCACCAAAGGCCAAACCCTCACCCTCATCCATGTCAACACCAAGT CGGGGTATGGAGATGATGCAAGGGACGTTTTTGTCCCTTTTCGATGCTTTTGCACAAGAAAGGAT GTATATAACAAAGATGTCATACTTGAAGACACTGATGTTGCCAAAGCGATCATAGGGTTCGTTGCTGATGCTGCAATTGAAAAGCTAGTGGTTGGTTCATCATCATCAAGAGGTGGATTTGTCAG ATCATTCAGAAACTCAGACATCAGTACCAATATCTACAAAGGTGTGCCTGATTTCTGTACTGTCTACCTCATCCATAAGGGGAAGGTATCCTCCGTGAAGAATGCCGTCCGGCCAGCTCCAGCCTTCTCTCTTCTCCAGAAGCAAATCCAAGGCCTTTCAAGTGTTAGACCTGACTCACTGGACCATAGTCACAAGAATGACATGAAAG ATCGGAATTTCCTAATGCCAAGTGAAGCTGCATTTGCTCCACGGAATCTGCAAAGAGAGGATGAATCGATCAA GTCACCTTTTACTAGGGGAACATGTGTTTCAACCAAAAAATCTAATGGAGAGATGATGATTGATGGCGATAAATCACTTGCCAATGCCCGCTCCTATCCTCCAAGATTGTCAAACATTTCAGACACCTATGATTGCAATTCTGAATCATCATGCTCATCTGGAAATGAGGTCGCTTCCCTATCTAGTGAGAGTCTATCATCTCAGCCTAAG GAAGATGTTGAAGCTAAGCTGAACAGGCTGAGATTAGAACTCAAGCAAACCATGGACATGTACAGCACAGCACGCAGAGAAGCACTGACAGCTAAACAGAAG GCAATGGAGCTGCAACGCTGGAAGATGGAGGACGAGCCAAGATTAGAAGAAGCTCAACTGGTGAAAGAAGCGGCTAATGTTTTTGCACAAAGAGAGACTGCCGAAGCATCCAGAAAAATTGCAGTGTCAAAATCACAAAAGAACATCAGAGGAGAGGTGATTGCAGAGACTGAGAAGAATGATTTTGAAGCACTGTCACATACAAGTCTCAGTTATAGGAAGTACACAATAGAGGAGATAGAAGTAGCCACTGACCATTATGCACAGGACAGGAAAATTGGAGAAGGTGGTTATGGACCTGTTTACAGAGGTTATCTGGATCATACGCCCGTTGCCATTAAGGTTCTGCGTCCAGATGCTGCCCAAGGCAGAACGCAGTTTCAGCGAGAG GTTGAAATATTATGCTGCATCCGACATCCAAATATGGTTCTACTGCTGGGCGCTTGCCCAGAACATGGCTGCCTTGTGTATGAGTACATGGCAAATGGAAGCTTGGAAGATTGCTTATTCAGGCGAGGGAATACACCACCCATTCCTTGGCAGCATAGGTTCCGGATTGCTGCAGAGATTGGCACAGGCCTCCTCTTTCTACACCAGACTAAACCAGAGCCACTGGTTCACAGAGACCTTAAGCCTGCCAACATCCTCCTTGACAGGAATTACGTCAGCAAGATCAGCGATGTTGGACTTGCCCGGTTGGTTCCACCAACTGCAGCAGACCATACCACCCAGTATTGCATGACAGCCACTGCTGGCACATTCTGCTATATCGACCCGGAGTATCAGCAAACTGGCATGCTCGGTGTAAAGTCTGATATATACTCTCTTGGAATCATATTGTTGCAAATTATCACTAGCAAATCTCCCATGGGGTTGGCACACTATATGGAGCGTGCAATTGAGAGAGGAACGTTCACAGAGATGTTGGACCAATCAGTACCAGATTGGCCAGTTGAGGAAGCATTAAGGTTAGCCAAGTTGGCACTGAAGTGTGCAGAGCTCAGACGGAAGGATCGACCAGATCTTGCAATGGTCATACTGCCAGAACTTGACAGACTTAGAGATCTTGCTGAGGAGAACATGCAGTACTTTGTGTTTGGGAGCAACCCGCACCCCTCACTCATGCACACCCCAGTTTCTACACAA GATATCATTAATGGCTCTTCAACCACACCATCTGGATACGAAAGCTCAAGTGGATCATCAATGGCTGGAAGCAGATTGAGCATTTTCTGA
- the LOC135663008 gene encoding U-box domain-containing protein 35-like isoform X2 yields the protein MMENGRFQAMQRVMSQKEQSDGQARQLVAVAVDRDKSSHAAFRWALDNVVTKGQTLTLIHVNTKSGYGDDARDVFVPFRCFCTRKDVYNKDVILEDTDVAKAIIGFVADAAIEKLVVGSSSSRGGFVRSFRNSDISTNIYKGVPDFCTVYLIHKGKVSSVKNAVRPAPAFSLLQKQIQGLSSVRPDSLDHSHKNDMKDRNFLMPSEAAFAPRNLQREDESIKSPFTRGTCVSTKKSNGEMMIDGDKSLANARSYPPRLSNISDTYDCNSESSCSSGNEVASLSSESLSSQPKEDVEAKLNRLRLELKQTMDMYSTARREALTAKQKAMELQRWKMEDEPRLEEAQLVKEAANVFAQRETAEASRKIAVSKSQKNIRGEVIAETEKNDFEALSHTSLSYRKYTIEEIEVATDHYAQDRKIGEGGYGPVYRGYLDHTPVAIKVLRPDAAQGRTQFQREVEILCCIRHPNMVLLLGACPEHGCLVYEYMANGSLEDCLFRRGNTPPIPWQHRFRIAAEIGTGLLFLHQTKPEPLVHRDLKPANILLDRNYVSKISDVGLARLVPPTAADHTTQYCMTATAGTFCYIDPEYQQTGMLGVKSDIYSLGIILLQIITSKSPMGLAHYMERAIERGTFTEMLDQSVPDWPVEEALRLAKLALKCAELRRKDRPDLAMVILPELDRLRDLAEENMQYFVFGSNPHPSLMHTPVSTQDIINGSSTTPSGYESSSGSSMAGSRLSIF from the exons ATGATGGAGAATGGCCGATTCCAAGCAATGCAGAGAGTCATGTCACAGAAAGAGCAGTCGGATGGCCAAGCACGCCAACTGGTAGCAGTGGCCGTCGACAGGGACAAGAGCAGCCACGCTGCCTTCAGATGGGCTCTGGACAATGTTGTCACCAAAGGCCAAACCCTCACCCTCATCCATGTCAACACCAAGT CGGGGTATGGAGATGATGCAAGGGACGTTTTTGTCCCTTTTCGATGCTTTTGCACAAGAAAGGAT GTATATAACAAAGATGTCATACTTGAAGACACTGATGTTGCCAAAGCGATCATAGGGTTCGTTGCTGATGCTGCAATTGAAAAGCTAGTGGTTGGTTCATCATCATCAAGAGGTGGATTTGTCAG ATCATTCAGAAACTCAGACATCAGTACCAATATCTACAAAGGTGTGCCTGATTTCTGTACTGTCTACCTCATCCATAAGGGGAAGGTATCCTCCGTGAAGAATGCCGTCCGGCCAGCTCCAGCCTTCTCTCTTCTCCAGAAGCAAATCCAAGGCCTTTCAAGTGTTAGACCTGACTCACTGGACCATAGTCACAAGAATGACATGAAAG ATCGGAATTTCCTAATGCCAAGTGAAGCTGCATTTGCTCCACGGAATCTGCAAAGAGAGGATGAATCGATCAA GTCACCTTTTACTAGGGGAACATGTGTTTCAACCAAAAAATCTAATGGAGAGATGATGATTGATGGCGATAAATCACTTGCCAATGCCCGCTCCTATCCTCCAAGATTGTCAAACATTTCAGACACCTATGATTGCAATTCTGAATCATCATGCTCATCTGGAAATGAGGTCGCTTCCCTATCTAGTGAGAGTCTATCATCTCAGCCTAAG GAAGATGTTGAAGCTAAGCTGAACAGGCTGAGATTAGAACTCAAGCAAACCATGGACATGTACAGCACAGCACGCAGAGAAGCACTGACAGCTAAACAGAAG GCAATGGAGCTGCAACGCTGGAAGATGGAGGACGAGCCAAGATTAGAAGAAGCTCAACTGGTGAAAGAAGCGGCTAATGTTTTTGCACAAAGAGAGACTGCCGAAGCATCCAGAAAAATTGCAGTGTCAAAATCACAAAAGAACATCAGAGGAGAGGTGATTGCAGAGACTGAGAAGAATGATTTTGAAGCACTGTCACATACAAGTCTCAGTTATAGGAAGTACACAATAGAGGAGATAGAAGTAGCCACTGACCATTATGCACAGGACAGGAAAATTGGAGAAGGTGGTTATGGACCTGTTTACAGAGGTTATCTGGATCATACGCCCGTTGCCATTAAGGTTCTGCGTCCAGATGCTGCCCAAGGCAGAACGCAGTTTCAGCGAGAG GTTGAAATATTATGCTGCATCCGACATCCAAATATGGTTCTACTGCTGGGCGCTTGCCCAGAACATGGCTGCCTTGTGTATGAGTACATGGCAAATGGAAGCTTGGAAGATTGCTTATTCAGGCGAGGGAATACACCACCCATTCCTTGGCAGCATAGGTTCCGGATTGCTGCAGAGATTGGCACAGGCCTCCTCTTTCTACACCAGACTAAACCAGAGCCACTGGTTCACAGAGACCTTAAGCCTGCCAACATCCTCCTTGACAGGAATTACGTCAGCAAGATCAGCGATGTTGGACTTGCCCGGTTGGTTCCACCAACTGCAGCAGACCATACCACCCAGTATTGCATGACAGCCACTGCTGGCACATTCTGCTATATCGACCCGGAGTATCAGCAAACTGGCATGCTCGGTGTAAAGTCTGATATATACTCTCTTGGAATCATATTGTTGCAAATTATCACTAGCAAATCTCCCATGGGGTTGGCACACTATATGGAGCGTGCAATTGAGAGAGGAACGTTCACAGAGATGTTGGACCAATCAGTACCAGATTGGCCAGTTGAGGAAGCATTAAGGTTAGCCAAGTTGGCACTGAAGTGTGCAGAGCTCAGACGGAAGGATCGACCAGATCTTGCAATGGTCATACTGCCAGAACTTGACAGACTTAGAGATCTTGCTGAGGAGAACATGCAGTACTTTGTGTTTGGGAGCAACCCGCACCCCTCACTCATGCACACCCCAGTTTCTACACAA GATATCATTAATGGCTCTTCAACCACACCATCTGGATACGAAAGCTCAAGTGGATCATCAATGGCTGGAAGCAGATTGAGCATTTTCTGA